The following are from one region of the Streptomyces rubrogriseus genome:
- the redM gene encoding L-proline--[L-prolyl-carrier protein] ligase RedM, translating into MSAATPSVIRLPQDTSAQHAARPAFVGSDPLTYGEFTARVEAVAARLLSLGTRTGDRIAVWMDKQPRYAEAIVAALEAGCAYVPLDGGQPVSRVRTILADAEPVVLFTDAHHAALLGDDDLPASVTTVVALGDALPDTVGGTPVAPWESWEQGCAGRVTLLPSLTPGDLAAILYTSGSTGTPKGVQISHGALANFVAWARDELDVGPDDVFAGHASFNFDLSTFDLFTALSCGAAVWIVPDAATKDVTALAEGIRRHRITVWYSVPSVLHLLTSSAALTPEHAASLRYVLFAGEVFPVPQLRALDELLPPGTPLYNLYGPTETNVCTYHRVRPEDLHRATPVPIGLPITGAGTTVVDDAGRTVREPGAIGELHVSGVCVTPGYWRRAEEPVSTAHCRGVHPTGDLVSYEEDGRLVYRGRKDRMVKLSGYRVELGEIEAAALRHPRIAEAAVLLDGSGPKARLRLYYTLCEGADRIGLVELKQHCARHLPTYMVPHGAVRLDRMPLNPNGKTDYRRLGLDTPPRPAAPLGTAR; encoded by the coding sequence ATGAGCGCCGCCACTCCCTCCGTGATACGCCTGCCACAGGACACGTCCGCGCAGCACGCGGCCCGGCCCGCCTTCGTCGGCTCCGACCCCCTGACGTACGGGGAGTTCACCGCCCGGGTCGAGGCGGTGGCCGCCCGCCTGCTCAGCCTGGGGACACGCACCGGCGACCGGATCGCCGTCTGGATGGACAAGCAGCCGCGCTACGCCGAGGCGATCGTCGCCGCCCTGGAGGCCGGGTGCGCCTACGTCCCCCTGGACGGCGGCCAGCCGGTGAGCAGGGTGCGGACCATCCTGGCGGACGCCGAACCCGTGGTCCTGTTCACCGACGCGCACCACGCCGCCCTGCTCGGGGACGACGACCTGCCGGCGTCCGTCACCACGGTCGTGGCCCTCGGCGACGCACTGCCCGACACGGTGGGCGGCACCCCGGTCGCCCCCTGGGAGAGCTGGGAGCAGGGCTGCGCCGGGCGGGTCACCCTGCTTCCCTCCCTCACCCCCGGCGACCTCGCCGCCATCCTCTACACCTCGGGTTCCACCGGCACGCCCAAGGGGGTGCAGATCTCGCACGGCGCACTGGCCAACTTCGTGGCCTGGGCCCGCGACGAGCTGGACGTCGGCCCCGACGACGTGTTCGCGGGCCACGCCTCCTTCAACTTCGACCTGAGCACCTTCGACCTCTTCACCGCGCTGTCCTGCGGGGCCGCGGTGTGGATCGTCCCCGACGCCGCGACCAAGGACGTGACCGCGCTGGCCGAGGGCATCCGCCGGCACCGGATCACCGTCTGGTACTCCGTCCCCTCGGTCCTGCACCTGCTGACCAGCTCCGCGGCGCTCACCCCCGAGCACGCCGCGAGCCTGCGCTACGTCCTGTTCGCCGGCGAGGTCTTCCCCGTCCCGCAGCTGCGCGCGCTCGATGAACTGCTCCCGCCCGGCACCCCGCTCTACAACCTCTACGGCCCCACCGAGACCAACGTCTGCACCTACCACCGGGTACGCCCCGAGGACCTGCACCGGGCCACCCCCGTGCCGATCGGACTCCCCATCACCGGCGCCGGGACCACCGTCGTGGACGACGCCGGACGCACCGTCCGGGAGCCCGGCGCGATCGGCGAACTCCACGTCTCCGGCGTGTGCGTGACCCCCGGCTACTGGCGGCGCGCCGAGGAGCCGGTCTCCACCGCCCACTGCCGGGGCGTGCACCCCACCGGCGACCTGGTCAGCTACGAGGAGGACGGCCGGCTGGTCTACCGAGGGCGCAAGGACCGCATGGTGAAGCTCTCCGGCTACCGGGTCGAGCTGGGCGAGATCGAGGCCGCCGCGCTGCGCCACCCCCGCATCGCCGAAGCCGCCGTCCTGCTCGACGGCTCGGGACCCAAGGCACGGCTGCGGCTCTACTACACCCTGTGCGAGGGCGCCGACCGGATCGGCCTGGTGGAGCTCAAGCAGCACTGCGCACGGCACCTGCCGACCTACATGGTGCCGCACGGCGCCGTCCGGCTGGACCGAATGCCGCTCAACCCCAACGGCAAGACCGACTACCGCCGCCTCGGTCTCGACACCCCGCCCCGCCCGGCGGCGCCGCTCGGAACGGCCCGGTAG
- a CDS encoding aminotransferase class I/II-fold pyridoxal phosphate-dependent enzyme — MTDSVDALPDSARIRERVVHVIAARTLYDESHLRPESHFEADLGIDSVIMESVLVSVREHFGLSTALPTGPATIGELVDAVGAALADAGDDRPAPVAGPLPVVPAEGSSGDPVTEAVVAAAMRQTQYQRHQLDLDADLEGELGVDSVVLTSVVAEATERLGLTGAAPDAAGATTLRALADALRGLVVAAPGTAATEAAAATDTAASAPGRTGTAPAPGADGWDHRSMKDFTEQRDPDLFAKTRSFAGYLRSREKDRLYWYGMPLHSRCGSRAVIFDELEGRKREFLMFASNNYLGLANHPSVIEAVVDATRTYGATHTGSRFIGGTNMLHKELERRLAAFKQRPACIVYPGGYSANLGAISALVKSYDTLVVDRLNHMSIVDGARLSGAVRKIYRHNDMADLERILSRSAAEGTGGRLIVADGVFSMHGDVCDLPEIVRLAKEYDARVMIDDAHATGVLGVRGSGTAEHFGLKGEVDLELGTMSKTLAGMGGFVVGEEEVVEYLRYYSNSYVFAANIPAGVAAGLIASIDVIESEPERLKRLWTNIGTLRDRLLDAGFDLEHSESAILPIVIGDERRAMELGRAVRARGLFCQTVVYPGVPLGDARLRVSVTCEHTPQDLELAAEIFVDAARETGVLPGTP, encoded by the coding sequence ATGACCGACTCCGTCGACGCACTCCCCGACAGCGCGCGGATCCGCGAACGCGTCGTGCACGTCATCGCCGCCCGCACCCTGTACGACGAGAGCCACCTGCGGCCGGAGAGCCACTTCGAGGCCGACCTCGGCATCGACTCCGTCATCATGGAGTCCGTCCTGGTCTCCGTCCGTGAGCACTTCGGCCTGTCGACCGCGCTGCCCACCGGCCCCGCCACCATCGGTGAACTCGTCGACGCCGTGGGCGCCGCGCTCGCCGACGCCGGCGACGACCGGCCCGCACCGGTCGCCGGCCCCCTGCCGGTGGTCCCGGCGGAGGGGAGCAGCGGCGACCCCGTCACCGAGGCCGTGGTGGCGGCCGCCATGCGGCAGACCCAGTACCAGCGGCACCAGCTCGACCTGGACGCCGACCTGGAGGGCGAACTGGGCGTCGACTCGGTCGTCCTGACCTCCGTCGTCGCCGAGGCGACCGAGCGGCTCGGGCTCACCGGCGCCGCCCCGGACGCGGCCGGCGCCACGACACTGCGCGCCCTGGCCGACGCCCTGCGCGGCCTCGTCGTGGCGGCCCCGGGGACGGCGGCCACGGAGGCGGCAGCGGCGACGGACACGGCGGCCTCCGCCCCCGGCCGGACCGGGACCGCGCCCGCGCCCGGCGCGGACGGCTGGGACCACCGCTCCATGAAGGACTTCACCGAACAGCGAGACCCCGACCTGTTCGCCAAGACCCGCAGCTTCGCCGGCTATCTGCGCTCCCGCGAGAAGGACCGCCTGTACTGGTACGGCATGCCGCTGCACTCCCGGTGCGGGAGCCGCGCCGTCATCTTCGACGAACTGGAGGGCCGCAAGCGCGAGTTCCTCATGTTCGCCTCGAACAACTACCTCGGCCTCGCCAACCACCCCAGCGTGATCGAGGCCGTCGTCGACGCCACCCGCACCTACGGTGCCACCCACACCGGCTCCCGCTTCATCGGCGGCACCAACATGCTGCACAAGGAACTGGAGCGCCGCCTGGCGGCCTTCAAGCAGCGGCCCGCCTGCATCGTCTATCCCGGCGGCTACTCCGCGAACCTCGGTGCCATCTCGGCACTGGTCAAGAGCTACGACACCCTCGTCGTCGACCGCCTCAACCACATGAGCATCGTCGACGGGGCACGGCTCTCCGGCGCCGTGCGCAAGATCTACCGGCACAACGACATGGCCGACCTGGAGCGGATCCTCAGCCGCAGCGCGGCGGAGGGCACCGGCGGCAGGCTCATCGTCGCGGACGGCGTCTTCAGCATGCACGGCGACGTGTGCGACCTGCCCGAGATCGTCCGGCTGGCCAAGGAGTACGACGCCCGCGTGATGATCGACGACGCCCACGCCACCGGCGTCCTCGGCGTACGCGGCTCCGGCACCGCCGAGCACTTCGGGCTCAAGGGCGAGGTCGACCTCGAGCTGGGCACCATGAGCAAGACCCTGGCCGGCATGGGCGGGTTCGTGGTCGGCGAGGAGGAGGTCGTCGAGTACCTGCGCTACTACTCCAACTCCTACGTCTTCGCCGCGAACATCCCCGCCGGGGTCGCCGCCGGACTGATCGCCTCCATCGACGTCATCGAGTCCGAGCCGGAACGCCTCAAGCGGCTGTGGACCAACATCGGCACGCTGCGGGACCGGCTCCTGGACGCCGGGTTCGACCTGGAGCACTCCGAGAGCGCCATCCTGCCCATCGTCATCGGCGACGAACGCCGGGCGATGGAGCTGGGCCGGGCGGTGCGCGCCCGCGGCCTGTTCTGCCAGACCGTGGTCTACCCCGGCGTGCCCCTCGGCGACGCCCGGCTGCGGGTCAGCGTCACCTGCGAACACACGCCGCAGGACCTGGAGCTGGCCGCGGAGATCTTCGTCGATGCCGCCCGCGAGACCGGCGTACTGCCGGGCACGCCCTAA
- a CDS encoding acyl carrier protein produces MTPRKLITDYIADAWMGGDAEGLEPDTPIAELNIIDSAAIFDLVHYLQGEFRVTVPLPEVTLQNFRSVNAICALVDRLRQNEGGTAA; encoded by the coding sequence ATGACTCCTCGGAAACTGATCACCGACTACATCGCCGACGCCTGGATGGGCGGCGACGCCGAAGGCCTGGAGCCGGACACCCCCATCGCGGAGCTGAACATCATCGACTCCGCCGCCATCTTCGACCTCGTCCACTACCTGCAGGGCGAGTTCCGCGTCACGGTGCCGCTGCCGGAGGTCACCCTGCAGAACTTCAGGTCCGTCAACGCGATCTGCGCCCTGGTCGACCGGCTCCGGCAGAACGAGGGGGGAACCGCGGCATGA
- a CDS encoding beta-ketoacyl-ACP synthase III codes for MTRSSVLAGLGSCLPSRCVTNAELERTMDTSDEWIRARTGIARRYVADEGTHTSDLAVGAAERALKSARLAPDEVDAVIVATTTPDRPCPATAPTVAARLGTGPVPAFDVSAVCSGFLYGLATGSGLIASGAAERVLVIGAETFSRILNPRDRSTSVIFGDGAGAVVLRAGEPGETGALGPLRLGSDGTGVDLITVPAGGPPRPGAVAPDDLADRYFTMEGKRVFWLAVQRMGECAESVLDRAGWRVEDVDWLVSHQANHRITARLADEIGIPRERSVSNIAEVGNTAAASIPLALDHAHARGTLRPGDRVLLTAFGGGLTWGAAALTWPAVDPV; via the coding sequence GTGACCCGGTCGTCCGTGCTGGCCGGCCTCGGTTCCTGTCTGCCGTCCCGGTGCGTCACCAACGCGGAGCTGGAGCGGACGATGGACACCTCGGACGAGTGGATCCGGGCCCGTACGGGGATCGCCCGGCGCTACGTGGCCGACGAGGGCACCCACACCTCCGACCTGGCGGTGGGCGCGGCCGAGCGGGCACTGAAGTCCGCCCGCCTGGCACCGGACGAGGTGGACGCGGTCATCGTGGCCACCACCACCCCGGACCGGCCCTGCCCGGCGACCGCGCCGACGGTGGCGGCCCGGCTGGGCACCGGCCCGGTCCCGGCGTTCGACGTGTCCGCGGTGTGCTCCGGCTTCCTCTACGGGCTCGCCACGGGGTCCGGTCTGATCGCGTCCGGAGCGGCGGAACGGGTCCTGGTCATCGGCGCGGAGACTTTCTCCCGCATCCTCAACCCGCGGGACCGCTCCACCTCGGTGATCTTCGGTGACGGCGCCGGCGCCGTCGTGCTGCGCGCCGGCGAGCCGGGGGAGACCGGTGCCCTCGGCCCGCTGCGGCTGGGCAGCGACGGCACCGGCGTGGACCTGATCACCGTGCCGGCCGGCGGACCGCCGCGGCCGGGCGCGGTGGCACCGGACGACCTCGCCGACCGCTACTTCACCATGGAGGGCAAGCGGGTCTTCTGGCTCGCCGTCCAGCGCATGGGCGAGTGCGCGGAGAGCGTGCTCGACCGGGCGGGCTGGCGGGTGGAGGACGTGGACTGGCTGGTCAGCCACCAGGCCAACCACCGCATCACCGCCCGGCTCGCCGACGAGATCGGCATCCCCCGCGAGCGCAGCGTCAGCAACATCGCCGAAGTGGGCAACACCGCCGCCGCCTCCATCCCGCTCGCGCTCGACCACGCGCACGCCCGGGGCACCCTCCGGCCCGGCGACCGGGTGCTCCTCACCGCCTTCGGCGGCGGCCTCACCTGGGGTGCCGCCGCCCTGACCTGGCCCGCCGTCGATCCGGTCTGA
- a CDS encoding acyl carrier protein, with protein MSTTYDKLVDLLVDGFAVDRAAIRPDVTFEELEMDSLFLVELLLVIQSEFGVKISEDAAVPTDTIAHAVALVDNEIAATAS; from the coding sequence ATGAGCACCACCTACGACAAGCTCGTTGATCTGCTGGTCGACGGTTTCGCGGTGGACCGCGCGGCGATCCGTCCGGACGTGACCTTCGAAGAGCTGGAGATGGACTCGCTGTTCCTCGTGGAACTGCTGCTCGTCATCCAGTCCGAGTTCGGCGTGAAGATCAGCGAGGACGCCGCGGTCCCCACGGACACCATCGCCCACGCGGTGGCCCTGGTCGACAACGAGATCGCGGCCACCGCGTCATGA
- a CDS encoding beta-ketoacyl-[acyl-carrier-protein] synthase family protein, translated as MTDPSLAVTGLGLVTAAGLGVDATWEGVLRGRSAGARDERLAGLPVDIACAVPGLQPARHVDRRSVLIHDRFVQLAIVAAREAVADAGLDPLTWDGARVGVVVGCGLGGVTTWETQHRRLLERGPEAVSALLVPMLVPNMAAGHLAMDLRALGPNLVTATACASGGTALGTAARLLRDGTCDIVVAGGTEAGVSPLMVTGFAQMGALSRRVDDPPAASRPFDADRDGFVIGEGSGMLVLERAADAEARGATVRARLVGHGASADAHHVTAPDPEGAGALRAMEAALAQAGVTGRDIDHVNAHGTSTPLNDAVEAAVLGRLVGDRATVTSAKGVLGHTLGAAGAIEAALTVLSIERSTVPPTANLRRRDPAVDLDVVADAPREQKVELAMSNSFGFGGQNAVLVFASP; from the coding sequence ATGACCGACCCCTCCCTCGCCGTGACCGGGCTGGGTCTGGTGACCGCGGCCGGCTTGGGCGTCGACGCCACCTGGGAGGGGGTGTTGCGCGGCCGGTCGGCGGGCGCCAGGGACGAGCGGCTCGCCGGACTGCCCGTGGACATCGCCTGTGCGGTGCCGGGCCTGCAACCGGCGCGTCACGTGGACCGGCGCAGCGTCCTGATCCACGACCGCTTCGTCCAGCTGGCGATCGTGGCCGCCCGGGAGGCCGTGGCCGACGCCGGACTCGATCCGCTGACCTGGGACGGCGCCCGGGTGGGCGTGGTCGTCGGCTGCGGGCTCGGCGGGGTGACGACGTGGGAGACCCAGCACCGGCGCCTGCTGGAGCGCGGCCCCGAAGCGGTGTCCGCGCTCCTGGTGCCGATGCTGGTGCCCAACATGGCGGCCGGGCACCTCGCGATGGACCTGCGTGCGCTGGGCCCGAACCTGGTGACGGCGACCGCCTGCGCCTCGGGCGGCACCGCGCTGGGCACCGCGGCCCGGCTGCTGCGGGACGGGACGTGCGACATCGTCGTGGCCGGTGGCACCGAGGCGGGCGTCAGTCCTCTCATGGTCACCGGTTTCGCGCAGATGGGCGCGCTGTCGCGCCGGGTCGACGATCCGCCGGCGGCGTCCAGGCCCTTCGACGCCGACCGGGACGGCTTCGTGATCGGCGAGGGCAGCGGCATGCTCGTCCTGGAGCGCGCGGCGGACGCCGAGGCGCGCGGCGCGACGGTGCGCGCGCGGCTGGTGGGCCACGGCGCGTCGGCGGACGCCCACCACGTCACCGCGCCCGACCCGGAGGGCGCCGGCGCCCTACGGGCGATGGAGGCGGCCCTCGCCCAGGCGGGCGTCACCGGCCGCGACATCGACCACGTGAACGCGCACGGCACCTCGACCCCGCTGAACGACGCGGTGGAGGCCGCGGTGCTGGGCCGGCTGGTGGGCGACCGGGCGACCGTGACCTCGGCCAAGGGCGTCCTCGGGCACACGCTGGGCGCCGCCGGTGCGATCGAGGCGGCGCTGACCGTGCTCAGCATCGAGCGCTCCACCGTTCCCCCGACCGCGAACCTGCGACGGCGGGACCCGGCCGTCGACCTGGACGTGGTCGCCGACGCTCCGCGGGAGCAGAAGGTGGAGCTGGCGATGAGCAACTCCTTCGGCTTCGGCGGGCAGAACGCGGTCCTGGTCTTCGCCTCCCCGTGA
- a CDS encoding DUF6041 domain-containing protein, producing the protein MTGRNLILQRVVGALYILAGIGKFFPQLESVEGRLDDASEANDGTVISGPVDWLDRHPTGVMWFVAAAMVAAGLALLWNRRGLVIAALYGQLLMLVLFVVILVSSVPEILVMDAAFFAAAIYLLYRYHASPGARTATPAGPTPEGR; encoded by the coding sequence GTGACCGGACGAAACCTGATCCTCCAGCGCGTCGTCGGCGCGCTGTACATCCTCGCGGGGATAGGCAAGTTCTTCCCGCAGCTGGAGTCGGTGGAAGGGCGCCTCGACGACGCCTCGGAAGCCAACGACGGGACCGTCATCTCCGGTCCCGTCGACTGGCTGGACCGCCACCCCACCGGCGTGATGTGGTTCGTCGCCGCGGCCATGGTCGCGGCGGGCCTCGCCCTGCTCTGGAACCGCCGGGGGCTCGTGATCGCCGCCCTCTACGGCCAGTTGCTGATGCTGGTGCTGTTCGTGGTGATCCTCGTGAGCAGTGTCCCCGAGATCCTGGTGATGGACGCGGCCTTCTTCGCCGCCGCGATCTACCTCCTGTACCGCTACCACGCGTCACCGGGCGCGCGTACCGCCACGCCCGCGGGCCCCACCCCGGAAGGCCGGTGA
- a CDS encoding DUF6206 family protein, with the protein MTFSIPADALDALEDEVVRALRTTDDRALTILGYGEVTLVLRLETDGGTFACKRLPVFPAQERLDRHSALVDDYVTRLDKGGVAVAETRMWHRRLPGGRAVAYCVQEALPEDRLCSRLLHTAGEAWCEGFFARFLDRVEATVTPRLGLDGQASNWIDVDGELVYLDVTTPLIRDERERELLDVPLFFTSLPWLVRDVVRMAMTKSIFDKFYTPRGVVLDFLGNLHKERLDHLVPRFLEQANARLDRPLDADEVRAYYREDARMWELIQRLRKADRFVHNKILRRPYPFLLPRHVAR; encoded by the coding sequence ATGACCTTCTCGATACCCGCCGACGCGCTCGACGCCCTGGAGGACGAGGTCGTACGGGCGCTGCGCACCACCGACGACCGGGCCCTGACCATCCTCGGCTACGGCGAGGTGACGCTGGTCCTGCGGCTGGAGACCGACGGGGGCACGTTCGCGTGCAAGCGGCTGCCGGTCTTCCCCGCCCAGGAACGGCTGGACCGGCACTCCGCGCTGGTCGACGACTACGTCACGCGGCTGGACAAGGGCGGCGTGGCCGTCGCCGAGACCCGGATGTGGCACCGGCGGCTGCCGGGCGGCCGGGCCGTCGCCTACTGCGTCCAGGAGGCGCTGCCCGAGGACCGGCTGTGCTCACGGCTGCTGCACACGGCGGGCGAGGCGTGGTGCGAGGGGTTCTTCGCCCGGTTCCTGGACCGCGTCGAGGCGACCGTCACCCCGCGTCTGGGGCTCGACGGACAGGCCTCCAACTGGATCGACGTGGACGGCGAGTTGGTCTACCTGGACGTGACGACACCGCTCATCCGCGACGAGCGCGAGCGCGAACTCCTCGACGTGCCCCTGTTCTTCACCTCGCTGCCGTGGCTGGTGCGGGACGTGGTACGGATGGCGATGACGAAGTCGATCTTCGACAAGTTCTACACGCCGCGCGGTGTGGTCCTCGACTTCCTCGGCAACCTGCACAAGGAACGGCTGGACCACCTGGTCCCCCGCTTCCTGGAGCAGGCCAACGCCCGCCTGGACCGCCCGCTGGACGCCGATGAGGTCAGGGCCTACTACCGGGAAGACGCACGGATGTGGGAACTCATCCAGCGGCTGCGCAAGGCGGACCGTTTCGTGCACAACAAGATCCTGCGCCGCCCGTATCCGTTCCTGCTGCCCCGCCATGTCGCGCGTTGA